In one Azospirillum sp. TSH100 genomic region, the following are encoded:
- a CDS encoding GntP family permease: protein MSFLICLGALAFLMLVAYRGFSVILFAPVAALGAVLLTDPSAVPPIFTGLFMDKMVGFVKLYFPVFLLGAVFGKVIELSGFSKSIVSAVIRLVGRERAVTSIVLVCLLLTYGGVSLFVVVFAVYPFAAEMFRQGDIPKRLIPGVIALGAFTVTMDALPGTPQIQNIIPTTFFKTDAYAAPWLGLIGSVFILTLGLLYLEWRVRSAIARGEGYGSGHTNEPETVASEALPNPILALSPLVAVGVLNKLFTMAIPSVYGATNELALTPGAKPLVTQVSSVAGIWAVEGALLCGILMVLAFAWKPVSQRFAEGTKAAIGGSLLASMNTASEYGFGAVIAALPGFLVIRDALSAIPNPLVNEAVTVTALAGITGSASGGMSIALAAMADQFITAANAAGIPMEVLHRVASMASGGMDTLPHNGAVITLLGVTGLTHRQSYGDIFAVTCIKTLAVFFVIAVYYMTGIV from the coding sequence ATGAGTTTCCTGATCTGCCTGGGAGCGCTCGCGTTCCTCATGCTGGTCGCCTATCGGGGGTTCAGTGTCATCCTCTTCGCGCCGGTGGCGGCGCTGGGGGCTGTGCTGCTGACCGATCCATCCGCTGTGCCGCCGATCTTCACCGGCCTGTTCATGGATAAGATGGTCGGCTTCGTGAAGCTGTACTTCCCGGTCTTCCTGCTGGGCGCTGTGTTTGGCAAGGTGATCGAGCTGTCCGGCTTCTCCAAGTCGATCGTCTCGGCCGTGATCAGGCTGGTCGGACGCGAGCGTGCGGTGACCTCCATCGTCCTGGTCTGCCTGCTGCTGACCTATGGCGGCGTGTCGCTGTTCGTCGTTGTCTTCGCCGTCTATCCCTTTGCGGCCGAGATGTTCCGGCAGGGCGACATCCCCAAGCGCCTGATCCCCGGCGTGATCGCGCTCGGCGCCTTCACCGTCACCATGGACGCGCTTCCGGGCACGCCGCAGATCCAGAACATCATCCCCACCACCTTCTTCAAGACCGATGCCTATGCCGCCCCCTGGCTGGGCCTGATCGGCTCGGTCTTCATCCTGACGCTGGGCCTGCTGTATCTGGAATGGCGCGTCCGTTCCGCCATCGCACGCGGCGAGGGCTATGGCAGCGGCCATACCAACGAGCCGGAAACCGTGGCGTCGGAGGCGTTGCCGAACCCTATCCTGGCGCTGTCGCCCCTGGTCGCCGTCGGCGTGCTGAACAAGCTGTTCACGATGGCGATCCCCAGCGTGTACGGTGCCACCAACGAGCTGGCGCTGACCCCCGGAGCCAAGCCGCTGGTGACGCAGGTCTCCTCGGTCGCCGGCATCTGGGCGGTGGAAGGGGCTCTGCTCTGCGGCATCCTGATGGTGCTGGCCTTCGCCTGGAAGCCGGTGTCCCAGCGTTTCGCCGAAGGCACCAAGGCCGCCATCGGCGGATCGCTGCTGGCCTCGATGAACACGGCGTCGGAATACGGCTTCGGCGCGGTGATCGCGGCGCTGCCTGGCTTCCTGGTGATCCGTGATGCGCTGTCCGCCATCCCGAACCCGCTGGTGAACGAGGCGGTGACCGTCACCGCTCTGGCCGGCATCACCGGCTCGGCGTCCGGTGGCATGAGCATCGCCCTGGCGGCGATGGCCGACCAGTTCATCACCGCCGCCAACGCCGCCGGCATCCCGATGGAGGTGCTGCACCGCGTCGCCTCCATGGCCAGTGGCGGCATGGACACCTTGCCGCACAACGGCGCCGTCATCACCCTGCTGGGCGTCACCGGGTTGACGCACCGCCAGTCCTACGGCGACATCTTCGCCGTCACCTGCATCAAGACGCTGGCGGTCTTCTTCGTGATCGCCGTCTATTACATGACCGGGATCGTCTGA
- a CDS encoding ribbon-helix-helix domain-containing protein — translation MLNTASTRREDRSSHLSVLIDWPVMSVRVVPVGSGQRRVRLENAVWDGLDAIAQSEGLLTKQLCAKLDARRSESVALSSEIRSFVLDYFRGRDKI, via the coding sequence ATGCTGAACACTGCCAGCACGCGGCGTGAAGATCGGTCCAGCCATTTATCCGTGCTGATCGACTGGCCCGTCATGTCGGTTCGTGTCGTTCCGGTCGGAAGTGGCCAAAGACGCGTGCGGCTTGAAAATGCAGTGTGGGACGGTCTGGATGCAATCGCCCAGTCTGAGGGGCTGTTGACCAAGCAACTCTGCGCAAAGCTGGATGCTCGTCGTTCCGAAAGCGTGGCGCTGAGTAGTGAAATCCGCAGTTTTGTGTTGGATTATTTCCGAGGAAGAGACAAAATATGA
- a CDS encoding ribbon-helix-helix domain-containing protein — MSSDGNSKTGVDQSTGVASLASRTLKLSGRDVSIRLEPSYWEGLDEICRREDLTVDELCEDVRERMEQQARRLPRSGVSLANALRVFVVGYFRQAATERGHARAGHGQGRPFIATPFDTLSAISDN; from the coding sequence ATGTCGAGCGATGGGAACAGCAAAACAGGCGTTGATCAATCCACAGGCGTTGCCTCCCTGGCTTCCCGCACGCTGAAATTGTCTGGACGCGATGTTTCGATCAGGCTGGAGCCATCCTATTGGGAAGGGCTGGATGAGATCTGCCGGCGTGAAGACCTGACTGTAGACGAGCTGTGCGAAGATGTCCGTGAACGCATGGAACAACAGGCGCGCCGATTGCCCCGGTCGGGCGTTTCGCTGGCGAACGCCTTGAGGGTTTTCGTGGTTGGTTATTTCCGGCAGGCTGCGACCGAACGCGGCCATGCCCGCGCCGGCCATGGCCAGGGCCGTCCCTTCATCGCCACCCCGTTCGACACGCTTTCGGCAATCAGCGACAACTGA
- a CDS encoding heavy-metal-associated domain-containing protein, whose amino-acid sequence MLTLKVSGMTCGHCAQTVTKAVEALPAVEHALVDLKAGQVMIEGSADESVIRQVIEDAGYEVQGRA is encoded by the coding sequence ATGCTGACATTGAAGGTTTCCGGGATGACCTGCGGCCACTGTGCCCAGACCGTGACCAAGGCCGTGGAGGCCCTTCCCGCCGTGGAACACGCCCTGGTCGACCTGAAGGCCGGTCAGGTCATGATCGAAGGCAGCGCTGACGAATCCGTCATCCGCCAAGTCATCGAGGATGCCGGCTATGAGGTACAGGGCCGGGCGTGA
- a CDS encoding TfuA-like protein, with the protein MSGVYIFLGPTLPCEDAALELDATYLPPVAQGDVLRLCAEKPAAIGIIDGFFESVPSVWHKEILYAIHAGIPVFGASSMGALRAAELYPFGMIGVGAIFEAFRDGRLEDDDEVAVIHGPAELGYTSLSEAMVNIRRTLSDAVAERVLSAETALRLESIAKELPYRERGYGRMLRLGGDIGLQAAELTAFRSWLPQGRFDQKRQDAKAMLRTMARWLGRSTGEDVPSEARFHFERTILWERAMRDAAPLAM; encoded by the coding sequence ATGAGCGGCGTCTATATCTTTCTCGGCCCCACCCTACCGTGCGAGGACGCGGCACTGGAACTGGACGCCACTTATCTGCCGCCGGTCGCCCAGGGCGACGTTCTGCGGCTGTGCGCGGAAAAACCAGCGGCCATCGGCATCATCGACGGCTTCTTCGAAAGTGTGCCGTCGGTCTGGCACAAGGAAATACTCTACGCCATTCATGCAGGCATTCCGGTGTTCGGTGCCTCCAGCATGGGAGCGCTGCGCGCGGCCGAGCTGTATCCCTTCGGCATGATCGGTGTCGGCGCCATCTTCGAGGCGTTCCGCGACGGCCGGCTTGAGGATGACGACGAGGTGGCGGTGATCCACGGTCCGGCCGAACTGGGATACACCTCCCTATCGGAGGCGATGGTGAACATCCGCCGCACCCTGTCCGATGCGGTGGCCGAGCGGGTGCTGAGCGCGGAAACCGCCCTTCGATTGGAGTCAATCGCCAAAGAACTGCCCTACCGAGAGCGCGGTTATGGGCGGATGCTGCGGCTGGGTGGCGATATCGGTCTGCAGGCCGCCGAATTGACCGCTTTCCGTAGCTGGCTGCCGCAGGGGCGTTTCGACCAGAAGCGGCAGGACGCCAAGGCGATGCTGCGCACCATGGCACGGTGGCTGGGCCGCTCGACCGGTGAAGACGTGCCGAGCGAAGCGCGTTTTCATTTTGAACGCACCATCTTGTGGGAACGGGCCATGCGCGATGCGGCACCACTCGCGATGTAA
- a CDS encoding CoA transferase subunit A, translating to MKNKLISLEDAVARIPDGASLLIGGFMAVGGPNRLVDELIRQGKRDLTIIANDTARPNNGLGKLVVEKLVRRVVTSHIGLNPETQKQMIAGDIEVELVPQGTLAERIRAGGVGMGGVLTPTGVGTTVEEGKRKVEIDGATYLLEMPIKADFALVAAKQADLYGNLTYALTARNFNPLMAMAGATVIAEATDILPVGCIPPDAVMTPSVLVDYIVAATAR from the coding sequence ATGAAGAACAAGCTTATTTCCCTGGAGGACGCCGTCGCGCGCATACCCGACGGTGCCTCCCTGCTGATCGGCGGCTTCATGGCCGTCGGCGGTCCTAACCGGCTGGTGGACGAACTGATCCGCCAGGGTAAGCGCGACCTGACCATCATCGCCAACGACACTGCCCGGCCCAACAACGGTCTGGGCAAGCTGGTGGTGGAAAAGCTGGTGCGCCGCGTCGTCACCAGCCACATCGGGCTGAACCCCGAAACGCAGAAGCAGATGATCGCCGGCGACATCGAGGTGGAGTTGGTGCCGCAAGGCACGCTGGCCGAGCGCATCCGCGCCGGCGGCGTCGGTATGGGCGGCGTCCTGACCCCCACCGGTGTCGGCACCACGGTGGAAGAGGGCAAACGCAAGGTCGAGATCGACGGCGCCACCTATCTGCTGGAAATGCCGATCAAGGCCGATTTCGCCCTGGTCGCTGCCAAGCAGGCCGACCTGTACGGCAATCTGACCTACGCGCTGACCGCCCGCAACTTCAACCCGCTGATGGCGATGGCCGGCGCCACCGTGATCGCCGAGGCCACGGACATCCTGCCCGTCGGCTGCATTCCGCCCGACGCGGTGATGACGCCGTCGGTGCTGGTCGATTATATCGTCGCCGCGACGGCGCGCTGA
- a CDS encoding 3-oxoacid CoA-transferase subunit B, which translates to MDEKTLIAKRVALELMDGDLVNLGIGLPTLVARYVPAGRHVFFQSENGIVGMSGPITGAENHDLTDAGGSPISALPGAASFDSAFSFGLIRGGHLDVTVLGGLQVDREGRLANWMVPGKMVPGMGGAMDLVTGARRVIVAMQHSAKGEAKIVECCALPLTSVRRVDLVVTDLAVIEPTDVGLVLKETAPGVTVEQVIANTGCELIIAPDLRSMPIEG; encoded by the coding sequence ATGGATGAAAAGACCCTGATCGCCAAGCGCGTTGCGCTGGAGCTGATGGACGGCGACCTCGTCAATCTGGGCATCGGCCTGCCGACCCTGGTCGCCCGCTATGTCCCCGCCGGCCGTCATGTGTTCTTCCAGTCGGAGAACGGTATCGTCGGCATGTCCGGACCGATTACCGGGGCGGAGAATCATGACCTGACCGATGCCGGCGGCTCGCCCATTTCGGCCCTTCCGGGGGCGGCGTCCTTCGACAGTGCCTTCTCCTTCGGGCTGATCCGCGGCGGCCATCTGGACGTAACCGTGCTGGGCGGCCTGCAGGTGGACCGCGAAGGCCGGCTCGCCAATTGGATGGTGCCGGGCAAGATGGTGCCGGGCATGGGTGGGGCTATGGATCTTGTCACCGGCGCCCGCCGGGTGATCGTCGCCATGCAGCACAGCGCCAAGGGCGAGGCAAAAATCGTCGAGTGCTGCGCCCTGCCGCTGACCTCGGTCCGCCGGGTCGATCTGGTGGTGACCGACCTCGCCGTCATCGAGCCGACCGACGTCGGCCTCGTCTTGAAGGAAACCGCCCCCGGTGTCACGGTGGAGCAGGTGATCGCCAACACCGGGTGCGAACTGATCATCGCCCCGGACCTCCGTTCCATGCCGATCGAAGGATAA
- a CDS encoding Crp/Fnr family transcriptional regulator gives MNAPVDVAAVLRRNRLLGELDADQMAEMVTLGRMARFDTEQIIFDKGDPGDSLFAVLKGQIAIRTSSADGKTMLLNILEAGDVLGEIGLIDGRERTAAAVALRPVELFRIDRADFIPFLERHPRLCTRMMIVLCDRLRWVSENIEDAVFHDVPRRLARRLLLLSDSYGQPTPAGLRLTLPLSQEALANMLGVTREMVNKCLGALRRTGTVTYAKGFIVINDLALLKDMAGDPERAP, from the coding sequence ATGAACGCGCCTGTGGATGTCGCGGCTGTGCTGAGGCGCAACCGACTGCTCGGGGAACTTGACGCCGACCAGATGGCGGAGATGGTAACGCTGGGCCGTATGGCTCGTTTCGATACCGAGCAGATTATTTTCGACAAGGGTGACCCGGGCGATAGCCTGTTCGCAGTTTTGAAGGGCCAAATCGCCATCCGCACCTCATCGGCGGACGGCAAGACCATGCTGCTGAACATCCTGGAAGCAGGCGATGTCCTGGGCGAGATCGGGCTGATCGATGGCCGGGAACGGACAGCCGCAGCTGTCGCCCTGCGGCCGGTCGAACTGTTCCGGATTGACCGCGCCGACTTCATCCCCTTCCTCGAACGCCACCCACGCTTGTGCACCCGCATGATGATCGTCCTATGCGACCGGCTGCGCTGGGTATCGGAGAACATTGAGGATGCCGTGTTCCACGATGTTCCGCGCCGGCTCGCCCGCCGGTTGCTGCTGCTGTCGGACAGCTACGGGCAACCGACCCCGGCCGGCTTGCGGCTGACCTTGCCCCTGTCGCAGGAGGCACTGGCGAACATGCTTGGCGTCACCCGCGAAATGGTCAACAAATGCCTCGGTGCACTGCGCCGGACTGGCACAGTGACATATGCCAAAGGTTTCATCGTGATCAACGACTTGGCTTTGCTCAAGGACATGGCCGGGGATCCCGAGCGTGCTCCCTAG
- a CDS encoding YcaO-like family protein — translation MPFDLLDVKASVSDAVKAHTVGTHRVMAPEQTLARVAPFLPIMGITRVANVTGLDAVGVPVVMVTRPNSRSVSVSQGKGVTLVAAKASGVMESIESYHAERITLPLKFASFEELRWTHPVVDVDRLPRLSTGSFNPHSPILWIEGQDLLNGGPKWVPFEMVHLNFTVPMAPGHGAFLAGSNGLASGNHKVEAISHAITELVERDATTLWHLQDSAVQAATRIDLDSIDDPVCRSLIDRFEAAGVAVGVWETTSDVGLPAFLCRIVDREDLPQHSIRPASGMGCHVAREIALSRALTEAAQSRLTFIAGARDDMPRAEYERHLDPAHHARWKAMIVEGSGKRCFRYCPTSAAPTIEADLAHQLDRLRAVGIEEAVAVDLTKPEFGIPVVRVVVPGLEGSDESPDYLLGERGQRVLCSQAMEKAA, via the coding sequence ATGCCCTTCGATCTGCTCGATGTCAAAGCCTCCGTTTCGGATGCGGTGAAGGCCCACACGGTCGGCACCCACCGGGTCATGGCTCCCGAACAGACCCTGGCTCGGGTTGCCCCGTTCCTGCCGATCATGGGGATCACCCGGGTTGCAAACGTCACCGGACTGGATGCCGTCGGCGTTCCGGTGGTGATGGTGACGCGGCCGAACTCGCGTTCCGTCTCGGTGTCGCAGGGCAAGGGGGTGACACTCGTCGCCGCCAAGGCGTCGGGGGTCATGGAGTCGATCGAGAGCTACCACGCCGAACGCATTACCCTGCCGTTGAAGTTCGCCAGCTTCGAGGAGCTGCGCTGGACCCACCCGGTGGTGGACGTCGACCGCCTGCCCCGGTTGTCGACCGGAAGCTTCAACCCTCACAGCCCCATCCTGTGGATCGAGGGCCAGGATCTGCTGAACGGCGGCCCCAAATGGGTCCCTTTCGAGATGGTCCACCTGAATTTCACCGTGCCGATGGCTCCCGGCCACGGCGCTTTCCTGGCCGGTTCCAACGGATTGGCGTCGGGTAACCACAAGGTCGAAGCGATCAGTCACGCGATCACCGAACTGGTGGAGCGTGACGCGACCACCCTGTGGCACCTGCAGGATTCCGCAGTCCAGGCGGCTACCCGCATCGACCTCGACAGCATAGACGATCCGGTCTGCCGCTCGCTGATCGACCGCTTCGAGGCCGCTGGCGTCGCCGTCGGGGTGTGGGAGACCACCAGCGACGTCGGCCTGCCCGCCTTCCTCTGCCGCATCGTCGATCGTGAGGACCTGCCCCAGCACTCTATCCGCCCGGCCAGCGGCATGGGCTGCCATGTGGCTCGCGAGATCGCCCTGTCCCGCGCGCTGACCGAAGCGGCGCAGAGCCGTCTGACCTTCATCGCTGGCGCCCGCGACGACATGCCCCGTGCCGAGTATGAGCGCCACCTCGACCCCGCCCACCACGCCCGCTGGAAGGCTATGATCGTCGAGGGTTCAGGCAAGCGTTGCTTCCGTTACTGCCCGACCAGCGCCGCCCCCACCATTGAGGCCGACCTCGCCCATCAGCTCGACCGGCTGCGCGCCGTCGGCATCGAAGAGGCGGTGGCGGTCGACCTGACCAAACCCGAGTTCGGTATCCCCGTCGTCCGTGTCGTCGTTCCGGGACTGGAAGGTAGCGACGAATCCCCCGATTACCTGCTGGGCGAACGCGGACAGCGCGTGCTCTGCAGCCAAGCCATGGAGAAGGCGGCATGA
- the hemP gene encoding hemin uptake protein HemP has product MHDSAVSAPASFAASLPVIESGPLMSGSREIVIQHAGQSYRLRVTRANKLILTK; this is encoded by the coding sequence ATGCACGACAGCGCCGTCTCCGCTCCCGCCTCCTTCGCCGCATCCCTGCCGGTGATCGAATCCGGCCCCCTGATGTCGGGCAGCCGCGAGATCGTGATCCAGCACGCCGGGCAGAGCTATCGCCTGCGTGTGACCCGCGCCAACAAGCTGATTTTGACCAAATAA
- a CDS encoding 3-hydroxybutyrate dehydrogenase: MTNLKGKAALVTGSTSGIGLGIARQLAGQGADLMLNGFGDSSYIAELCQSISKEFGVRVAHNGADMSKPEEIEAMVAATEAAYGRLDVLVNNAGIQHVAPVDAFPVERWDAVIAINLSAVFHGTRAALPGMKSRGWGRVINIASVHGLVASVNKSAYVAAKHGVIGLTKVTALELAETNITCNAICPGWVLTPLVQKQIDALAAARNLSVEEAGRELLSEKQPSKSFVTPEQLGELAVFLCSDAAGNMRGAALTMDGGWTAQ, encoded by the coding sequence ATGACGAATCTGAAGGGGAAGGCAGCGCTTGTCACTGGGTCCACCAGCGGCATCGGCCTTGGGATCGCACGGCAGTTGGCGGGCCAGGGTGCCGATCTGATGCTGAACGGTTTCGGCGATTCCAGCTACATTGCCGAGCTGTGTCAGTCGATCTCCAAGGAGTTCGGTGTACGCGTTGCCCACAATGGCGCCGACATGTCGAAACCCGAGGAGATCGAGGCCATGGTCGCCGCGACCGAGGCGGCCTACGGCCGGCTGGACGTGCTGGTCAACAATGCCGGCATCCAACATGTGGCGCCGGTCGATGCCTTCCCGGTCGAGCGTTGGGACGCGGTGATCGCCATCAACCTGTCGGCCGTCTTCCACGGCACCCGCGCCGCCCTGCCGGGCATGAAGTCCCGCGGCTGGGGCCGAGTTATCAACATTGCCTCGGTCCACGGGCTGGTGGCGTCGGTCAACAAGTCAGCCTATGTCGCAGCCAAGCATGGTGTGATCGGCCTGACCAAGGTGACGGCGCTCGAACTGGCGGAGACCAATATCACATGCAACGCTATCTGTCCGGGCTGGGTGCTGACGCCCCTGGTGCAGAAGCAGATTGACGCGCTCGCCGCCGCGCGCAACCTTTCGGTGGAAGAAGCCGGACGTGAACTGCTGAGCGAGAAGCAGCCGTCCAAATCCTTCGTCACGCCGGAACAGTTGGGCGAACTGGCGGTGTTCCTGTGCTCTGATGCCGCCGGCAACATGCGCGGCGCGGCTTTGACAATGGATGGTGGCTGGACCGCTCAGTAA
- a CDS encoding AAA family ATPase, protein MADTMLGAATDEGRPWQEASRLPGDKPRERKVVTAMFVDIVRSSAMVAGRDPEDADDLLLSILNRVTEAVPRFEGTVTQMLGDGFLATFGAPGAKEDHALRACLAAQDILSATRDEQGRPLFQIRIGISSGDVVAHVVSNGLWTDYRAVGECVHMAAKLQQRAASDTAQLSRDTLDLIPVGVAVRPMGSLRLSDEVEPMPAFLLDGARAVRRTATDLLSATDAHYVGREQEVATLFAIADSVEAGAPAQLLLQGDAGIGKSRLVGEFLRDPRSRRWTLLQWPQMPIRRLADPDDLEAVALSLAEQVAGCACEEGISWVCEAARRRSGSLAGDAVRALFGRPGIDPLWSGLDAAQRLSLGIEGLVGATLELATPSEAGSGNATRCETTIEEASGAVGRPLLVLVEDAHWARPVMVRLLDRLAEALPGSEARLLLLATRRPPPLGPESEERGWKGRPGGRHIDLGMLSPDQVQRFLAHWLGPDWSLVELKTQVASRCQGVPLYLEEVLRTLEASNAIEGTPGAYRLVDPLVVHKLPRTLHALLAERMDMMTLERRRLLMNAAVIGTTFDVGLLHALTGLVTPILSDSLAYLERAGFVLRTRLLPNLEYSFKHALIQEVAYATLTKSDRRALHARVLEALRHRRDHDLPNRLDLLAHHAFMAENWPAAHLFGRRAGERAESRSKLEDSSRHYANALAAVRHLPDHPRNTARQIDLLIALPRSLLPRGSMGVDDHLQRAIAMARESGDRIRYARACSMLASFLWTFGDLNQGLALCQDGLSALDDQDDRRTRVQLLFRLGGLQTDKGLFVDALETFENGSGMLTTSRPYDRYGLATVAQVHMGSIAARCLAQLGRAEEAVEAGRRSVGIAEDSNHLFSRLFALTHLGWTHIICGHLKDSIPAFEAALSIGHAIHAPLLLPLVMGGIGYASVLTGNRESGFAMFDRSFALFHQQGGGHGRLHPLGRVPQVMIWYAQALANTGKLEEAIQAARNGLEIARNTSQTSLVANAGKLLTSFSTQSEGIMHTKRSRISAQ, encoded by the coding sequence GTGGCGGACACCATGTTGGGCGCAGCGACGGACGAAGGCCGTCCCTGGCAGGAGGCATCTCGCCTGCCGGGCGATAAGCCGCGCGAACGCAAGGTGGTCACGGCGATGTTCGTCGACATCGTCCGCTCCTCCGCCATGGTGGCAGGCCGTGATCCGGAGGACGCGGACGACCTGCTCCTCTCGATCCTGAATCGTGTGACGGAGGCGGTGCCGCGCTTCGAAGGCACTGTCACCCAAATGCTGGGCGACGGTTTCCTGGCAACCTTCGGCGCCCCGGGCGCCAAGGAGGACCATGCGCTGCGTGCCTGTCTCGCCGCACAGGACATCCTCAGCGCCACCCGCGACGAACAGGGGCGGCCGCTCTTCCAAATCCGCATCGGCATCAGTTCGGGCGATGTCGTCGCCCATGTGGTGAGCAACGGCCTGTGGACCGATTATCGCGCGGTCGGTGAATGCGTCCATATGGCCGCCAAGCTGCAACAGCGTGCGGCTTCCGACACCGCGCAGCTCAGCCGGGACACGCTGGACCTCATCCCGGTCGGCGTGGCGGTGCGCCCGATGGGAAGCCTGCGGCTGTCCGACGAGGTGGAGCCAATGCCGGCCTTCCTGCTCGACGGGGCCCGTGCGGTCCGCCGAACCGCCACCGATCTGCTATCCGCCACCGATGCCCATTATGTCGGCCGGGAGCAGGAGGTGGCGACCCTCTTCGCCATCGCCGACTCAGTGGAAGCCGGAGCACCCGCCCAGCTTCTGCTGCAGGGTGACGCCGGGATCGGCAAGTCCCGCCTCGTCGGCGAATTTCTGCGCGACCCGCGCAGCCGACGCTGGACGTTGCTGCAATGGCCGCAGATGCCGATCCGCCGGCTGGCTGATCCCGACGACCTCGAGGCGGTGGCGTTGAGCTTGGCCGAACAGGTGGCCGGTTGCGCCTGCGAGGAAGGCATCAGCTGGGTCTGTGAGGCAGCGCGCCGCCGGTCTGGTTCACTGGCAGGCGATGCCGTACGTGCGCTGTTCGGCCGGCCTGGAATAGACCCGCTGTGGAGCGGTCTGGACGCGGCGCAACGTCTGTCGTTGGGCATTGAGGGCTTGGTGGGGGCGACGCTCGAATTGGCGACCCCGTCCGAAGCCGGCAGCGGAAACGCCACGAGATGCGAGACGACGATCGAAGAGGCAAGCGGTGCGGTAGGCCGGCCGCTGCTGGTCTTGGTCGAGGATGCCCATTGGGCCCGCCCGGTCATGGTGCGGTTGCTGGACCGGCTGGCGGAGGCATTGCCGGGTTCGGAAGCCCGCCTGCTGCTGCTCGCCACCCGGCGTCCGCCCCCACTGGGGCCGGAGTCGGAGGAACGGGGTTGGAAAGGCCGTCCAGGCGGGCGACACATCGATCTGGGAATGCTGTCGCCGGATCAGGTCCAGCGCTTTTTGGCCCATTGGCTCGGCCCGGACTGGTCGCTCGTGGAATTGAAGACCCAGGTCGCCAGCCGGTGCCAAGGCGTTCCACTCTATCTGGAAGAGGTGCTGCGCACGCTGGAGGCGTCGAACGCCATTGAAGGCACGCCGGGCGCTTACCGGCTTGTCGACCCGCTGGTGGTCCATAAGCTGCCGCGCACGCTGCACGCCCTGCTCGCCGAACGCATGGACATGATGACGCTTGAACGGCGCCGACTGCTGATGAATGCCGCCGTGATCGGCACCACCTTCGACGTCGGGCTGCTCCATGCACTGACCGGGCTGGTCACGCCGATCCTGTCCGACTCCCTGGCTTATCTGGAACGCGCCGGCTTCGTGCTGCGCACCCGTCTGCTGCCCAACCTGGAATACTCCTTCAAGCACGCGCTGATCCAGGAGGTTGCCTACGCCACCCTGACCAAATCCGATCGCCGGGCGCTGCATGCCCGCGTGCTGGAGGCGCTGCGCCACCGCCGCGATCACGATCTGCCCAACCGCTTGGACCTGCTGGCACATCATGCCTTCATGGCTGAGAACTGGCCGGCCGCACATCTGTTTGGCCGGCGTGCCGGTGAAAGGGCAGAAAGTCGCTCTAAATTGGAGGATTCCAGCCGGCATTACGCCAACGCTCTCGCCGCGGTGCGGCATCTGCCCGACCATCCGAGGAATACAGCGCGTCAGATCGATCTGCTGATCGCACTTCCGCGATCCCTGCTGCCGCGCGGGTCGATGGGTGTGGACGACCATCTGCAGCGGGCCATCGCCATGGCCCGGGAATCCGGTGACCGCATCCGTTACGCCCGTGCCTGCTCAATGCTGGCGTCGTTCCTGTGGACTTTCGGCGATCTCAATCAGGGGCTGGCACTCTGCCAGGACGGCCTGTCCGCACTGGACGACCAGGACGACCGCCGCACCCGGGTCCAGCTTCTGTTCCGGTTGGGCGGTCTGCAAACGGACAAGGGGCTCTTCGTCGACGCTCTGGAAACATTCGAGAATGGCTCCGGCATGCTCACCACGTCCCGCCCATACGACCGCTACGGATTGGCAACAGTCGCGCAGGTGCATATGGGCAGCATCGCAGCACGCTGCCTTGCCCAATTGGGACGGGCAGAAGAGGCAGTGGAGGCTGGTCGCCGATCGGTCGGGATCGCCGAGGACAGCAATCACCTCTTCTCAAGATTGTTTGCCCTAACGCATCTGGGATGGACGCATATCATCTGCGGACATTTAAAAGACAGCATTCCCGCATTCGAGGCGGCACTGTCCATTGGACACGCCATACATGCGCCGCTTCTGCTGCCGCTGGTCATGGGTGGCATCGGATATGCTTCGGTCCTGACAGGAAATCGGGAGTCCGGCTTCGCGATGTTCGATCGCAGCTTTGCGCTTTTCCACCAGCAAGGCGGTGGCCATGGGCGGCTTCACCCACTTGGGCGCGTTCCCCAGGTTATGATCTGGTATGCTCAGGCGCTTGCTAACACTGGAAAGCTGGAAGAAGCCATTCAGGCCGCCCGAAACGGGCTGGAGATTGCCCGCAATACCTCTCAGACGTCATTGGTGGCGAATGCCGGAAAACTGCTGACGTCTTTCAGCACTCAGAGCGAAGGTATCATGCACACGAAAAGATCAAGAATATCTGCCCAATAA